In the Prochlorococcus sp. MIT 1307 genome, one interval contains:
- the panB gene encoding 3-methyl-2-oxobutanoate hydroxymethyltransferase, with product MLPAELIRFKQTGRSITVLTAWDSISSSIVEAAGADVVLVGDSLAMVILGHATTLPVTLEQMLHHTQAVGRGFKKPLNEQPLVICDLPFLSYQCGEDKAVAAAGFLIKNSCAAAVKIEGAEPEVLKVIERLIRMGIPVMGHLGLTPQSVHNLGYRRQAEDKASQEKLLSQALQLQKAGCFGLVLEHVPEEVANHQSNQLKIPVIGIGAGKNCDGQVRVTADLLGLSEKQPPFSQPLIEGRQLFVKALQNWVQQQHLQEENPTKEASE from the coding sequence ATGCTCCCCGCGGAATTGATTCGTTTTAAACAAACTGGAAGATCCATAACAGTTCTGACCGCTTGGGACAGTATTTCTTCATCCATTGTTGAGGCTGCAGGCGCAGATGTAGTACTTGTTGGCGATTCACTAGCAATGGTGATCCTTGGCCATGCCACCACGCTCCCAGTCACCCTAGAGCAAATGCTCCATCACACTCAAGCTGTAGGAAGAGGCTTTAAAAAGCCCTTAAATGAGCAGCCGCTAGTTATCTGCGATCTTCCATTCCTCAGTTACCAATGTGGCGAAGATAAAGCAGTAGCGGCTGCAGGTTTCCTCATTAAAAACTCATGTGCTGCAGCTGTGAAGATAGAAGGAGCAGAACCTGAAGTCTTAAAAGTAATTGAACGGTTAATAAGAATGGGCATTCCTGTTATGGGACATCTAGGACTAACCCCACAATCAGTCCACAACCTTGGCTACCGTCGTCAAGCTGAAGATAAGGCCAGCCAAGAAAAACTTTTATCTCAAGCCCTTCAACTTCAAAAAGCTGGTTGTTTTGGTCTTGTTCTTGAGCATGTACCAGAGGAAGTGGCCAATCATCAAAGCAATCAACTAAAAATTCCTGTTATTGGGATAGGAGCAGGCAAAAATTGTGATGGACAAGTACGAGTAACAGCCGACCTTCTTGGCCTGTCCGAAAAACAACCTCCCTTTAGCCAGCCATTAATCGAAGGTCGTCAACTTTTTGTGAAAGCTCTCCAAAACTGGGTACAGCAACAGCATCTTCAGGAAGAGAATCCCACCAAAGAAGCATCTGAATAA
- the hemW gene encoding radical SAM family heme chaperone HemW produces MGDVHFFNSPRSAYLHIPFCHRRCFYCDFAVVPLGDNASGANGPGSSSIKAYLSLLHREISLIPQGPPLATLYIGGGTPSLLTPSQISSLLKHLEAQFGFQYGAEISLEIDPASFSLNALEGYMEAGINRFSLGGQSFDDHSLELIGRRHRKHHLVQSCDWLNEFYKRGRILSWSLDLLQNLPGQDLAIWEKELKNAMDTGVPHLSIYDLSVEPGTVFARKKSRGELQLPNEDLSAEIMRCTSSVLGRAGFGRYEISNYAMPGHASRHNRVYWSGSGWWGFGQGATSAPWGERLSRPRTRDLYQRWIETQECFGLDSSLEANTAKSMALDEQFMVGLRRREGVDLMLLSKRWGWSNTQCLEYLNSLRLIWRHAIQSGWLISQGWRFKLSDPEGMEFSNQVLIQMLLWWDSLPEDAVAVPSFGELSQKVDDLRLMAG; encoded by the coding sequence ATGGGTGATGTTCACTTTTTTAATTCTCCCAGAAGTGCATATTTGCATATCCCTTTTTGTCATCGACGTTGTTTTTACTGTGATTTTGCTGTTGTCCCTCTAGGTGATAACGCTAGCGGAGCAAATGGACCAGGAAGCTCATCTATCAAAGCTTATTTAAGCCTTCTCCACCGAGAAATATCTCTTATACCTCAAGGCCCTCCGCTGGCAACGCTTTATATAGGAGGAGGTACTCCCTCTTTGTTAACTCCTTCTCAGATAAGTTCTTTGTTAAAGCATCTTGAGGCGCAATTTGGCTTCCAGTATGGGGCTGAAATTAGTCTTGAAATCGATCCTGCAAGCTTTAGCCTGAACGCCCTCGAAGGTTATATGGAAGCAGGTATTAATAGATTTAGTTTAGGCGGACAAAGTTTCGATGATCATTCCTTAGAGCTCATTGGTAGAAGGCATAGGAAACATCATTTAGTTCAGTCATGCGATTGGCTGAATGAGTTCTACAAACGTGGAAGAATTTTAAGTTGGAGCCTTGATTTATTGCAAAATTTGCCTGGTCAGGACTTGGCAATTTGGGAGAAAGAATTAAAAAATGCTATGGATACGGGTGTGCCCCACCTCTCTATATATGACTTATCAGTTGAACCAGGTACTGTTTTTGCCAGAAAGAAAAGCCGTGGAGAACTTCAACTTCCTAATGAAGACTTATCTGCAGAGATCATGAGATGCACTAGTTCAGTTCTTGGGAGAGCAGGTTTTGGTCGTTATGAGATTTCTAACTATGCAATGCCAGGACATGCTTCTCGACATAATCGGGTCTATTGGAGCGGTTCAGGATGGTGGGGGTTTGGTCAAGGTGCAACTAGCGCTCCTTGGGGTGAAAGACTCTCTCGACCTAGAACCAGAGATTTATACCAAAGGTGGATAGAAACTCAAGAGTGTTTTGGACTTGACTCTTCATTAGAAGCTAATACTGCCAAGTCAATGGCATTAGATGAACAGTTCATGGTTGGACTTCGCCGAAGAGAGGGAGTAGATCTAATGCTTTTATCCAAGCGATGGGGATGGTCTAATACCCAGTGCCTAGAATATTTGAATTCTTTGAGATTGATTTGGAGGCATGCAATTCAAAGTGGGTGGTTAATCAGTCAAGGGTGGCGATTTAAGTTGAGTGATCCTGAAGGAATGGAATTTAGCAATCAGGTTCTTATTCAGATGCTTCTTTGGTGGGATTCTCTTCCTGAAGATGCTGTTGCTGTACCCAGTTTTGGAGAGCTTTCACAAAAAGTTGACGACCTTCGATTAATGGCTGGCTAA
- the ftsZ gene encoding cell division protein FtsZ: protein MEMGSGNKSGLMRLDGISPSQSARIEVIGVGGGGSNAVNGMILSDLEGVAYRVLNTDAQALIESQAQNRLQLGQTLTRGLGAGGNPSIGQKAAEESRAELQEALQGSDLVFIAAGMGGGTGTGAAPVVAEVAKESGALTVGIVTKPFSFEGRRRMRQADEGIARLAENVDTLIVIPNDRLKDVIAGAPLREAFRNADDVLRMGVKGISDIITCPGLVNVDFADVRSVMTEAGTALLGIGLGSGRSRSIEAAQAAINSPLLEAGRIDGAKGCVINITGGKDMTLEDMTSASEVIYEVVDPDANIIVGAVIDERLEGEIQVTVIATGFESNQTYRNQKSRSKLSTQSLYNQTEVREPGPGIPDFLRLRQVRKDDER, encoded by the coding sequence ATGGAGATGGGTAGTGGAAACAAATCTGGGTTGATGAGGTTGGACGGAATTAGTCCAAGCCAATCAGCCCGCATAGAAGTCATTGGGGTAGGCGGTGGAGGAAGCAACGCCGTCAACGGAATGATTCTTAGTGACCTAGAGGGGGTTGCTTATCGAGTACTAAATACTGATGCTCAAGCCCTTATTGAATCCCAAGCCCAAAACAGATTGCAATTAGGCCAAACCTTAACAAGAGGATTGGGCGCTGGAGGGAATCCAAGCATCGGACAAAAAGCAGCTGAAGAATCCAGGGCTGAATTACAAGAAGCACTACAAGGCTCAGACCTAGTATTTATAGCTGCGGGGATGGGGGGCGGAACAGGAACGGGCGCAGCACCTGTAGTAGCAGAAGTCGCGAAAGAAAGCGGTGCCCTTACTGTAGGCATTGTCACTAAGCCTTTTAGTTTTGAAGGTCGACGAAGAATGAGGCAAGCAGATGAAGGGATAGCTCGCCTTGCAGAGAATGTTGACACTTTGATTGTTATACCTAACGATCGTTTAAAAGATGTGATCGCTGGTGCACCTTTGCGTGAAGCATTCCGAAATGCAGATGACGTTCTTCGTATGGGAGTGAAAGGGATAAGTGACATCATTACCTGCCCTGGGCTTGTCAATGTAGATTTCGCCGATGTCCGTTCAGTTATGACTGAAGCAGGAACAGCTTTACTTGGAATTGGATTAGGTTCCGGAAGGTCACGATCAATAGAAGCAGCTCAAGCAGCTATTAATAGTCCACTTCTTGAAGCAGGACGGATAGACGGAGCAAAAGGGTGCGTAATAAATATCACTGGAGGCAAAGATATGACTCTCGAAGATATGACCTCTGCCTCAGAAGTTATTTATGAAGTAGTTGACCCTGATGCAAACATCATTGTTGGAGCTGTAATTGATGAAAGGCTAGAAGGAGAAATCCAAGTAACTGTTATTGCTACTGGATTTGAAAGTAACCAGACTTACCGCAATCAAAAGTCACGCAGTAAATTATCAACTCAATCTCTTTACAACCAGACAGAAGTCAGAGAACCTGGGCCTGGAATACCTGACTTTCTGCGACTTCGGCAAGTTCGCAAGGATGACGAAAGATAG
- a CDS encoding cell division protein FtsQ/DivIB, whose protein sequence is MDESTHAKITLRSVKRSIQSKQSSTSAPPTSPRAEKRQKLRIKHRNNQLLQLWRVVVCSSITYGLGVLVIKNGWSLIDVEQITVQGSSKIQAASIISASGFSFPKPLFAINPKQLKINLLKELPIRSLQIERRLFPPKLTIIIQERKPVAFADRRGIEGKEKGMLDKNGNWMPIRMAPKTDLPLSNVYVEGWVETQKNLISILLENKDKLGSPLTKIILSPNGEISLKTKKFQVVQLGASNLPIKKQIKALYQLSINLPAKLVNKKNIILDIRDPSKPELQIPNNDL, encoded by the coding sequence TTGGATGAATCAACTCATGCAAAGATCACGTTGCGATCTGTGAAGAGATCAATACAAAGCAAGCAATCTTCGACTAGCGCTCCTCCAACAAGCCCAAGGGCTGAGAAGCGTCAAAAACTTCGCATAAAGCATAGAAATAACCAGCTACTTCAACTATGGCGTGTTGTTGTATGCAGTTCAATAACTTATGGGCTAGGGGTATTAGTAATAAAAAATGGATGGAGTCTCATCGATGTTGAGCAAATTACAGTTCAAGGCAGCTCCAAGATTCAAGCAGCCTCAATAATTTCCGCTTCAGGCTTTAGTTTTCCTAAGCCACTTTTTGCAATTAATCCCAAACAACTTAAAATTAATCTTCTCAAAGAACTTCCAATTAGAAGTCTTCAAATCGAGCGAAGACTTTTCCCTCCTAAACTAACAATAATAATTCAAGAAAGAAAGCCCGTCGCTTTTGCTGATAGACGGGGTATAGAAGGGAAAGAGAAAGGAATGCTTGATAAAAATGGCAACTGGATGCCAATAAGAATGGCCCCTAAAACAGATCTTCCATTAAGCAATGTCTATGTTGAAGGATGGGTCGAAACTCAAAAGAATTTAATTTCAATACTCCTAGAGAATAAAGACAAACTTGGAAGCCCTCTAACAAAAATAATTTTGAGTCCGAATGGAGAAATAAGTCTAAAGACAAAAAAATTTCAAGTTGTCCAATTAGGAGCTAGTAATTTACCCATCAAAAAGCAAATCAAGGCTCTTTATCAATTAAGTATTAATTTACCTGCTAAGCTTGTTAATAAAAAAAATATAATCTTAGATATAAGAGATCCTTCGAAACCTGAATTACAAATCCCTAATAATGACTTATAG
- a CDS encoding D-alanine--D-alanine ligase family protein encodes MPSSNTFVGVVFGGASREHNVSIQSATTVIKALRNGDNANRFKIKPIYIDLDGRWWPEEIANQALKKGYALQEKELPTPLPPHGFNGLPNGTNKVEVWYPVLHGPNGEDGTIQGVFTLMRKPFVGSGVLASATGMDKLAMKAAFSAAGLPQVPYFPAEAKDLTREGDKEKLLKKLELNVGYPCFVKPANLGSSVGITKALNRKQLIEGLMEAAKLDRRIVIEKAVIARELECAVLGGSDSLKTSAVGEIRFDADWYDYETKYSQNSSQALIPAPLPAKVKDRVQQLTLQACEIITAKGLARVDFFYKEETDELWINEINTLPGFTSKSMYPMLWEAAGVTLEQLVATLVATATE; translated from the coding sequence ATGCCTTCATCCAATACCTTTGTTGGCGTGGTTTTCGGTGGTGCTTCTAGGGAACACAACGTCTCTATCCAATCAGCAACTACTGTTATCAAAGCCCTAAGAAATGGTGATAATGCAAATCGTTTCAAGATCAAGCCAATATATATTGATTTAGACGGTCGCTGGTGGCCAGAAGAAATTGCAAATCAAGCTTTAAAAAAAGGCTATGCGCTGCAAGAGAAAGAACTGCCAACCCCACTACCGCCGCATGGCTTTAATGGCCTCCCTAATGGCACTAACAAAGTAGAGGTTTGGTATCCCGTGCTTCACGGTCCCAATGGAGAAGATGGAACAATACAAGGCGTATTCACATTAATGAGAAAACCTTTTGTGGGGTCAGGAGTATTAGCTTCTGCAACTGGAATGGACAAGCTAGCGATGAAGGCAGCCTTCTCTGCAGCAGGATTACCTCAAGTGCCTTATTTCCCTGCAGAAGCAAAAGATCTAACAAGAGAAGGTGACAAAGAAAAACTTTTAAAGAAACTTGAGTTGAATGTTGGATATCCCTGTTTTGTCAAGCCCGCAAACCTTGGCTCTTCAGTTGGAATAACCAAAGCTCTCAACAGGAAACAACTCATTGAAGGGCTAATGGAAGCCGCAAAACTTGACAGGCGAATAGTGATTGAAAAAGCAGTAATTGCAAGAGAACTGGAATGTGCAGTCCTTGGTGGTTCTGATTCGCTAAAAACATCTGCAGTGGGAGAAATACGCTTTGATGCTGATTGGTATGACTACGAGACAAAATACTCTCAAAATTCGAGCCAAGCGCTGATTCCTGCTCCCCTTCCTGCAAAAGTAAAAGATAGAGTTCAACAATTAACTTTGCAAGCATGTGAAATCATCACTGCAAAAGGTCTTGCAAGAGTTGATTTTTTCTATAAAGAAGAAACTGACGAACTATGGATCAATGAGATCAACACATTGCCAGGGTTTACATCTAAAAGTATGTATCCAATGCTTTGGGAAGCTGCTGGTGTAACGCTCGAACAACTTGTAGCAACGCTAGTTGCTACAGCTACAGAATAA